The sequence below is a genomic window from Felis catus isolate Fca126 chromosome A2, F.catus_Fca126_mat1.0, whole genome shotgun sequence.
TCCGCTGAACCCCTGTCCACGACCTGGGTCGGGCATGTTTTCCAGGGCCCAGGTGAAGCGGATCCTGCAGCGGGTGCCCGGGAAGCAGCGACTCGGCGTTTACAGGTTCCTGCCCTTCTTTTTTGTCCTGGGAGGAACGATGGAGTGGATCATGATTAAACTCCGCGTGGGCCAGGAGACCTTCTGTAAGTGGGGGTGCAGCAGCGTCCGTTTCATTTCAGGAAGGCAGGAGGCGGCAAGGGACCCGTTTCCCTGGGGGACAGTCAGGTTGCAGACTGCTCATTCCACTCTGAGCGCTGAGCTGCCTTTAACCGTGGTCAGAAGGGCAAGTACGGTTACATTCGCGGCCCCGGGCTCTCTTGTAAGCGGGGCGACAGAAGCACTTTGGTGTCCAACCTTGAGACCTTCCCTGCACTTTGAGGGGAGAGCACGTGACTCCACGCGGAACACCCTCCACTCAAGCCAGCCCCTTCGTCCCGCCCGCCGGTGACATTTGGTCCTAAGGAACACACTTGCTCTCAGCACTGTAGAAGCGAGTGCGACCCTGAAGATTCATGGAAACACCT
It includes:
- the SMIM4 gene encoding small integral membrane protein 4, encoding MFSRAQVKRILQRVPGKQRLGVYRFLPFFFVLGGTMEWIMIKLRVGQETFYDVYRRKASERQYQRRLENASETELQPSIK